The genomic DNA AAGGCGCTCAAGGCGGCCGGCAAGGAAAAGGACGTGCTGATCGTGTCCGTCGACGGCGGCTGCGCCGGCGTGCGCGATGTCAAGGCCGGCGTGATCGCCGCCACCGCGCAACAGTACCCGCTGAAGATGGCCGGGCTGGCAGTCGAGGCCGGCGTCACCTATGCGCGAACCGGCAAGAAGGCCAGCGGTTATGTCGATACCGGCGTGACCTTGATCACCGACCGCAAGCTGGCCGGCGTGGAGAGCCGCGACACCGCCTTCGGCCTCGGCGCCTGCTGGGGCAAGTAACCGTGGCGCGGCGCGCCGCCCTCTTCCGATCTCGCTAAAGGAATCCCATGAATGCCCAACCGAAACCAGCGCTTGCGCCCGCAGCGCCGGCATCTGCCCCGGCCGCCCAGCCGGCCCGTCAGGCACGCCTGAAGGACATACTGCCGCCCGCCGCCGTGCTCGGCCCGGCGATCGCCCTGCTGGCCGCGGTCATCTTCTTCGCGACCCAGTCCGAGCGCTTCCTCACCGGACAGAATTTTTCGCTGATCCTGCAACAGGTGATGGTGGTCGGCGTGATCGCCATCGGCCAGACCCTGATCATCCTGACGGCCGGCATCGACCTGTCCTGCGGCATGGCAATGGCGCTCGGCTCGGTCGTGCTGACCAAGTTCGCGGTCGACCACGGCATGCACCCGTATGCCGCGGTGGCGTGCGGCATGGCCGTGTGCGTGCTGATCGGCTATGTCAACGGCGCGCTGGTAACGGCGATCAGATTACCGCCGTTCATCGTCACGCTCGGGACGATGAATATCGCCTTCGCCATCACGCAGATCTATTCGCAGGCGCAGACCGTCACGGGTCTGCCGGAAGCGATGACGTTCTTCGGCAATACGTTCCATGTCGGCCAGACCAGCATTACCTACGGCACGGTGCTGATGCTGGGCCTTTATCTGCTGACCTGGCTGTTCCTGCGCGAGACCGCGCCGGGGCGCCACGTGTACGCGGTCGGCAACAACCCCGAGGCGGCGCGCCTGACCGGTATCGCGACCTCGCGCGTGCTGATCGGCGTCTATATGGTGGCCGGCCTGTTCTACGGCATCGCCGCGCTGCTGTCGGTGGCCCGCATGGGCGTCGGCGATCCACAGGGCGGCCAGACCGACAACCTCGACAGCATCACCGCCGTGGTCCTGGGCGGCACCAGCCTGTTCGGCGGGCGTGGCTCGGTTGCCGGCACGCTGATCGGCGTGCTGATCGTCGGTGTGTTCCGCAACGGGCTGACCTTGATGGGCGTGCCCTCCGTCTACCAGATCCTGGTCACCGGCATCCTCGTCATCCTGGCCGTCGCCACCGATCAACTGACGCACAAGAAGGGGTAAATCATGACCACCCATGTACTGGAAGCGCGCGGCCTCGTCAAACGCTACGGCGGCGTGACTGCGCTGGACGGCACCGATTTCGATCTGCGCGCCGGCGAGATCCTGGCCGTCATCGGCGACAACGGCGCCGGCAAGTCCTCGTTGATCAAGGCGCTGTCCGGCGCGATCGTGCCGGACGAAGGCCACCTGCGCCTGGACGGCGAACTGGTGCACTTCAAGTCGCCGATCGACGCACGCCGCCATGGCATCGAAACCGTGTACCAAGACCTGGCGGTCGCACCGGCCATGACGATCGCGGAAAACCTGTTCCTGGGCCGCGAGATCCTGCGCCCCGGCCTGCTGGGCAAATGGCTGCGCCTGATCGACAAGAAGCGCATGCTGGCCGAGGCGGTCGGCCATATGCAGGACCTGAAGATCGGCATCCGCTCGATGCAGCAGGCGGTCGGCACGCTGTCCGGCGGCCAGCGCCAGGGCGTGGCGGTGGCGCGCAGCACGGCGTTCGCGAAACACGTGGTGATCCTGGACGAACCGACCGCCGCGCTGGGCGTCAAGGAAGGCAATATGGTGCTGGAACTGATCCGGCGCGTGCGCGACCGCGGCCTGCCCGTGATCCTGATCAGCCACAACATGCCGCACGTGTTCGAGATCGCCGACCGGATTCATATCCAGCGCCTGGGCAAGCGCGTGGCCGTCGTCAACCCCAAGCACATCAGCATGTCCGACACCGTTGCCGTGATGACCGGCGCCAAGGACCCGCGCGACCTGCCGGAGCTGGCCCATGCTTAAAGGCGTCGATCCCCTGCTCAGCCCCAGACTGCTGAAGGTGCTGGCCGAAATGGGCCATGGCGATGCGGTCGCCGTCGTCGACGCCAACTTCACCGCGATGACGCTGGCGGGCGGCAAGCACGTGGTGCGCCTGCCCGGCGTCGGCCTGGAGCGCGCCTGCGCCGCCGTGCTGTCGGTACTGCCGCTCGACCTGCCTGGCCAGCCAGTCGCGTTCATGGCCGTCGGCGACCAGCCGGCCGATTACCGCTCGGGACTGCAACGCGAAGTGATCGCGCTGTGCCATGCAGCCGGTTCGGCCACGGCGGCCCAGTGCCAGGCGGTCGAGCGCTTTGCCTTTTACGAACAGGTAAAACAGGCGTATGCGATCGTCCAGACCGGGGAATTGCAGCCCTACGCCAATTTCCTGTTCCGCAAGGGCGTGCTGACAGGGCCGGCGGACGATCGATGACACCGGACGGCGCCTGGCTGCGCCCGCGCGGCTCCAGCCAGAGCGGCATGAGCCATTTCAACGAGCGCGTGCTGCTGCAGGCGATTCGCCTGAACGGTGGCCTGCCGCAGGCCGACCTGGCGCGCCTGACCCGGCTCAGCACGCAGGCCGTGGCGCTGATCGTGCGCCGCCTCGCCGCCCAGGGCCTGGTCGTCCGCAGCGCGCCGCGGCGCGGCAAGGTCGGCCAGCCATCCGTGCCGATCATGCTCGACCCGGACGGCGCCTATTTTATCGGTGTCCAGGTCGGACGCCGCGGCGTCGAGCTGTTGCTGGTCGATTTTGCCGGCCACATACGGGCCCGCGATGCGCTGGCCTACCGCCATCCCGACCCGGACCTGCTGTTCGGGCAGATCGACGCGGGCCTGCAGGCGTTGCGGCGGCAGCTGGGGCCGCGGCAGGCGGCCCGCCTGCGCGGTATCGGCGTCGCCGCGCCGCTGAGCCTGGGAGGCTGGCAGACCCTGCTGGGCGGCGACGCGCAACAGGCCGCCCGCTGGGACCGCATCGACCTGCGCGCCGGGGTACAGGCCTGCAGCGATGTGCCGGTGGTGTTCGCCAAGGACACGGTGGCCGCCTGCGTGGCCGAGCTGGTGGCGGGGCACGGCCGCAGCCTGCGCAGCTTCGTGTACATCTTCGTCGGCACCTTCATCGGCGGCGCCCTGGTGCTCGACAGCAGCGTGCACGCAGGCCTGAAGGGCAATGCGGGCGCGCTGGGGTCGCTGCCGCTGGCGTGCGGCGACGAAGACGGGGCGCCGGCGCAACTGCTCAGCACAGCATCGCTGTTCGCGCTGGAGCGACGCTACCTGCATGCAGGGCTGGACCAGCGCGCTGCCCATGACGCCCGCGCCTTGCAGCGGCCCTGGCTGGCACATACGGAAGCCTGGCTCGAAGGTGCCGCCCGCGCCATCGCGCTGGCGGCATGCAATGCGACCTGCCTGGTCGACGTCGGCCACGTCGTGCTCGACAGTTCTGCCCATCCGGCGCTGCTGGCGCGCCTGCTCGAACGCAGCACGCAGGCGCTGTCGTACTACCGCTGGGAAGGCGTGCGCCGCCCCAGCCTGCAGGGCGGCGTGATCGGCGCCGACGCGCGGGCCGTGGGCGCGGCGCTGCTGCCGCTGCACGCCAATTTCGCCCCCGACCGCGACCTGTTCTTGAAGATTCTAAGCGCGGCCGCGTAGCCGCTTTTCACGGTGATTGATGGACAACCGGCCGCCGCGGTGGCGGCCGATATCAGGAGACTCGACATGGTAGTGACATTCGGCGAAGCATTGGTCGACATGATAGAAATGCCGGACGGCCGCTTTGCCGCGGCGCTGGGCGGCGCGGTCTGCAACTTCGCGATTGCCGCGGCGCGGCAGGGGCTGGACGTGACGTACCTGAACCCGCTGTCGCGCGACAGCTTCGGCCAGCGTTTCGCCGGCCTGCTGGAGCACGAGCGCGTGCACCTGCCCGGCGCCGTGCGCAGCGCCAGCCCCACGTCGCTGGCGATCGTCACGCTCGACGCCGGCGGCTCGCCCAGCTATGTGTTCCACCGCGAGCGCGTGGCCGACCGCGACATCACGCCGGCGCAAGCCCGTGCGGCGCTGCCGTCCGGCATGCGGCTGTTCCATACCGGCGGGCTGGCGCTGGTGCCGGACGATATCGATGCGACGCTGGAGATCATCCAGGCCGCGGCGGCCACCGGCGCACTGGTCTCGGTCGATGCCAACCTGCGCCCGCTGGTCTGTGCCGACCTGCCGGGCTACGCCGCCGGTGTGCGCCGCGCCCTGGCGCATGCCCACCTGATCAAGGTCAGCGAGGAAGACCTGCACCACCTCGGCTACGACGGCGTCGCGCCGCTGGCGGCCGCGCGCACGCTGCTCGACACGGTGGATGCGACACTGGTCGCCCTGACGCTGGGCGCGCAGGGCGCGGTGCTGCTGTCGCGCCGCGTTTGCGTCACGCTCGCCGCCCCCGCGGGCATCGACGTGATCGACACCGTCGGTTGCGGCGACACCTTCCTGGCCGGGCTGGTCGCCAGCCTGGCCGTGGGTGGCAACCTGTCGGTGGCCGCGCTCGCGGACGCCAACGCCGCCGTACTGGGGCGAGCGCTGCGCCACGCCGTGGCCGCGGCCAGCCTGAATGCGATGCGCGTGGGATGCCAGCCGCCGGACGCGGCCGACGTCGCGCTCTACCTGCAATCGGGTGCGGTGGCGCAGCCGTCGGCATAGACTGTGGGTGTCTGCCCTGCCAGGCGCGTCGGCCCTGGCCGGCGCGATTGAGATATCATAGAAAGGAAAACTTCCACCCCGTTTATCAGAATCTCGAATGAATCCCACCTTGCGCCAGATGCGCGCCCTGGTCGCCGTTGCCCGCACCGGCAGCTTCACGCAGGCGGCGGCGCTGCTGCACCTGACGCAATCGGCCCTGTCCGGCCAGATCAAGGAGCTGGAGGCGCTGCTGGGCGTGAAGGTGGTCGAGCGCAGCACACGGCGCGTCGAGCTGTCCGACGTCGGCCGTGAGCTGGTGCCGCTGTTCGACAAGATGCTGCAGGACCTGGATGGCGCGCTGGCCGACATCGCCAGCCGCAAGGCGTTGCGCCGCGGCGTGGTGCGCGTGGCGGCGCCGCAGATGATGGCCTGCACCTTGCTGCCGCAGGCGATCGCGGCCTACCGCACGCAGTATCCGGACATCCAGGTCCTGCTGGTCGACTGCCCCGTCGACAACGTGGCGCAACGCGTGTTCAGCGGCGAGGTGGACATCGGCGTGGGCCCGGAGCGCGACGCGCTGCCCGACGTCGAGGCACAGCTGCTGTTCGAGATGCCGTTCGTCGCCGTCTGCCCGCCCGGCCACCCGCTGGCGGCGCAGGACACGGTGCGCTGGGCCGACCTGGGCCGCCACCCCTTCATCGCCCTGCAGGGGCAGTTCACCGAGCGCCTGCTGCGCGACATGAAGCGGGGCAGCGTGGCCGACCCGCTGCACCCCTACAGCGAAGTGACGTTCATGACGACGGCGCTGGCGCTGGTCGCGGCCGGCCAGGGTGTGACGGCCTGCCTGCCGTATGCCGCGCCGATGGTGCGCCTGCATGGGCTGGAGATGCGGCCGCTGATCGAGCCGGAATTGACGCGCAAATTCCATATCCATACCAAGACCACGCGCTCGCCCTCGCCGGCCGCGGCCAGCTTCGCCGCGTTCCTGGCGCAGTTCGTGCGGCGTCCGGCCCTATAATCGGCGTTCCGTCACTCTCCCGTTCGCCCATGTCGCACAACACCATCGAGATCAACCGCGCGATGGACAAATTCGACGGCCACCACAGCGTGTGGCTGTTCGGCTACGGCTCCCTGATCTGGAAAGCCGATTTCCCCTACCTGGAGCGCAGGAGCGCCAGCATCGCCGGCTGGACGCGCCGCTTCTGGCAAGGCTCGCACGACCATCGCGGCACGCCCGATGCGCCGGGGCGCGTGGCCACGATCGTGCCGTGCGAAGGCGCCATCTGCCACGGCATGGCCTACCTCGTCACGCCGGAGGAATTCGCCCACCTGGACCATCGGGAAAAGAACGGCTACCTGCGCGTGGCGATCGACATCCATTTCGACGACGGCGGTGTCGAAGAGGGCCTGGTCTACGTGGCGCGGCAGGACAATGCGGCCTACCTGGGCGAGGCTTCCGAGCTGGAGATCGCGCGCCACATCGCCGCCGCGCGCGGGCCGAGCGGACCGAATGCGGCGTACCTGCTGCACCTGGCCCAGGCGCTCAGGGAGCTGGGGCATCGGGATGAGCATGTGTTTGCCATCGAGGCGTATCTGGTCGAGCTGGGTCGGTAGCGGTGATGGGCCTGTGGTTCTGGTGGCTGGGTCGGCAGCGTTGAGCGACCCATGGTGTCAGATACCTGTCGGCGAGTCCGAGACTCGCAGGCAGGTGACTGACACCGCGGGTTTGCTTCCCAAGTGCTGGCAACTCAAACTGCGAGCCCTGCCGCTGCGTTGCGTTGCCAAATTTCAGGGTCAGTCCCTAATGCCGCTAAGTTAAGAGAAAAGTAGCTGGGTTAGGGTCTGCCGGGTCGCCGGACCGCCCAAAAGCGGGACAGCCCCCAAGCGAGCGTCTGTTCTCTGCGCGCCAAAATTCCTTAACTTAGCGGCATTAGGGTCAGTCCGCGTTGGGTCGGTACGGCGAACCGACAGACCCTAAGCTATTTCTACCCGACACTCCAGAGGCCCTGCACGCGGGCGCCCCGGATGCGGCAGGCGGTCTGGCATGCCGAAGTTGGCGGCACGCGGCAGGCGCCGACAAAAACCAGGGTCAGTCCCCGTTGGGGACAGACCCTAAGCCCGAGGCGCTAGAACAGCTCCATCTGCCCCGCCCGCGCGGCCGCCTTGGCGCGTGTGCCGGCCGGTGGCACCACCAGCGGCCGCTTGAACGACGCACAGTCCAGGTGCTTGAAGCGCAGGCCGCGCCCGCCACCCAGGTCGTAGCGCACGATCGCCTTTTCCACCCGTTGCCGGATCAAATCGGCCCAGATGCCTGCGCCGTGCATGCGGCTGCCGAAGGTGGCGTCGTAGTCCTTACCGCCGTGCATTTCGCGCACCCGGTTCATCACGCGCTGCGCACGGTCGGGGAAATGTGCTTCCAGCCACTGCTGGAACAGCGGATTGACTTCCCAGGGCAGCCGCAGCACGACATAGCTGGCGGCGATCGCGCCGGCGTCGCGCGCCGCTTCCATGATCTTCTCGATTTCCGGCTCCGTCACGAACGGGATGATGGGCGCGATCGACACGCCGACCGGAATCCCCGCTTCCGTCAGCGTGCGGATCGCGCGCAGACGGCGTTCCGGCGCCGCCGCGCGCGGCTCCAGGGTGCGGGCGATTTTCGGGTCCAGGGTCGTCAAGGTGATCGACGCCGCCGCCAGCCGCCTGGCCGCCATCGGCGCCAGGATGTCCAGGTCGCGCTCGATCAGCGCCGATTTCGTGATCAGCCCGACCGGGTGATCGCACTCCTGCAGCACTTCCAGCACGCGGCGCGTCAGCTTGTAGTCGCGTTCGCAGGGCTGGTAGGCGTCCGTGTTCACGCCCAGCGCGATCGGTTCGACCTTGTAGCCCGGCTTGCACAGCTCGCTGCGCAGCAGTTCCGGCGCGTTCACCTTGGCATACAGCCGGCTCTCGAAATCGAGGCCCGGCGACAGACCCAGGTAGCTGTGCGACGGCCGCGCGAAACAATAGATGCAGCCATGCTCGCAACCCCGGTACGGGTTAAGCGACACGCCGAACGGAATGTCCGGCGACTGGTTGCGGCTGAGGATGGTTTTCGCCATCTCCTCCGTCACGTGCGTGCGCCAGATCCGCGGCGCGTCCTCGCCATGCGTTTGCTCATCCGTCCAGCCGTCGTCGAACGCCTCGCGGCCGTTCACCTCGTAGCGCCCCTGGATGTTGGCGACAGCGCCGCGCCCCTTCAGCGGCTGCAAGGGACGGGGCGGCAGCATTACCTGGCCTTCATACTGATCATTACGCATCGACTCACCGATAACTGTATATGCATACAGTATTGTAGGCCGATCCGCCCGCCGCTGCAACGCACACGTGGCAATTGTGCGGCTCTTGTCATACCGCCAACTGCACGGCTGCTGGTATCATTCGCCATTCCGCAGGTCGGCGCCGCCAAGCGGCACGCCCGACCCAACCCAATATCAAGAGCAAAATGAGCACATCGAACAATCTGCCGTCGTTCTGGAGCCGGATTCCCCTCGCCTTCAGCGCCTTCTTCAAGACCCTTGGCGACGCCGAATTCGCCGCCCGCATCCAGCAAGGCCCGGCCCCGACGCCGGCCGCCGCGCCGGTAACGCCGCCGCCCGCTCCCACGCCGGCACCAGCACCCGCGCCAGCCCCGCTGCGCGAAGCGACGCCGGACGCCGCCCTGCAACTGCTGGCCCTACTGCAGCGCGAGGCGCGCCTGATCGACTTCACCCAGGAAAGCCTGGCCGGCTACGCCGACGCCGACATCGGCGCGGCCGCCCGCGTGGTCCACGAGGGCTGCGCCAAGGTGCTGCGCGAGCACTTCACGATCGAACCGGTGCGCGGCGATGCCGAAGGCAGCCGCGTCACGCTGGAAGCGGGCTTCGACGCAGCCGCCGTGCGCCTGACCGGCAACGTCGTCGGGCAGCCGCCGTTCAAAGGCACGCTGAGCCACCGCGGCTGGCGCGCCACCAGCGTGCGCCTGCCGAAGCTGGCCGAGGCGCACGACGCCAAGATCCTGGCGCCGGCGGAGGTGGAACTGTGAGCGATCCGCGCTACGCCATCGGCATCGACCTGGGCACCACGCACAGCGCCCTGTCTTATGTGGACCTGGCCGGCAGCGACGGCGAGAAGACGCAGCAGGCCGTGCTGGGTGTGCCCCAGCTGACCGGTCCCGGCACCGTCGAGGACCTGCCGCTGCTGCCCTCCTTCCTGTACCTGCCGCACCCGGACGAAATGGCCGCCGCCGAACTGGCCCTGCCGTGGAACGCCAGCGGCACCGGCCCGGTCGCGGGCGAAATGGCGCGCGCGCGCGGCGCCACCACGCCGATCCGCCTGGTCTCGAGTGCCAAGAGCTGGCTGTGCCACCCCGGCGTGGACCGCCGCGCCGCGATCCTGCCGAACGACGCACCGGAGGAAGTCACGCGCGTCTCGCCGCTGGAAGCCTCCACGCGCTACCTGCAGCATCTGCGCCAGGCCTGGGACGCGGCCCACCCGGACGCGCCGTTCACGCAGCAGGCCGTGACGGTGACGATCCCGGCCTCGTTCGACCCGGGCGCGCGCGAGCTGACCGCCGAGGCGGCGCGCAACGCCGGCTACGAAGCCGTCACCCTGCTGGAAGAACCGCAGGCCGCGCTGTACAGCTGGATCCAGGGCAGCGACGGCCGCTGGCGCAAGGACGTCAAGCCGGGCGACATCATCCTGGTGGTCGATGTAGGCGGCGGCACCAGCGACTTCTCGCTGATCGCCATCACGGAACGCGACGGCAAGCTGGAGCCGCACCGCGTGGCGGTGGGCGACCATATCCTGCTGGGCGGCGACAACATGGACCTGGCGCTGGCCCACCTGGTGGCGCGCAAGCTGGCCGCCAACGGCACCCAGCTCGACCCATGGCAGCTGCGCGCGCTGACCTACGGCTGCCGCGCCGCCAAGGAAAACCTGCTGGCCGACGCCAGCGCGGAAAGCTGGCCGATCGTCGTGCCGAGCCGCGGCTCGAAGCTGATCGGCGGCTCGATCCGCACGGAGCTGACGCGCGCCGAAGTGACCGCCTTCATCACGGACGGCTTCTTCCCGAAAGTGGAAGCATCGAGCCGTCCCGCCATGCGCACCCGCGCCGGCCTGACGCAACTGGGCCTGCCGTATGCGCAGGACGCCGCCATCACCCGCCACCTGGCCGCCTTCCTGGGCCGCCAGGTCGGCGCGACGGCCGACGTGCCGGGCTTCGCCGAGCGCCAGAATCCGGAACACACCTTCCTGCATCCGAGCGCGGTGCTGTTCAACGGCGGCGTGTTCAAGTCGGCCCTGCTGGCACAGCGCGTGATGGACACCATCAACGACTGGCTGTACATGGAAGGCGCCGAGCCGGCCCGCATGCTGGGCGGCGCGGACCTGGACTTGGCGGTGGCGCGCGGCGCTGCCTACTACAGCTACGTGCGGCGCGGCGCCGGTGTGCGCATCCGCGGCGGCACGGCCCGTTCCTATTACGTGGCCGTCGAATCGTCGATGCCGGCCATCCCCGGCATGGAGCCGCCGATCCAGGCGCTGTGCGTGGCGCCGTTCGGCATGGAGGAAGGCAGCGAGCTGGAACTGCCGGGCCAGGAGTTCGGCCTGGTGGTCGGCGAGCCGGTGCAGTTCCGCTTCTTCGGCTCCTCCACCCGGCGCCAGGACCAGATCGGCGCCGTGCTGGACTTCTGGGGCCCGGAGGAACTGATCGAGATGAACGAGATCCAGGCCAACCTGTCGCCGGAAGGCCGCCAGGCCGGCGACGTCGTGCAGGTGCGCCTGCACGCGCGCGCCACCGAGGCCGGCACGCTGGAGCTGCTGGCGGTGGCCCGCGACGGCCAGCGCTGGAAGGTCGAGTTCGACGTGCGCGCGCAGGACGCTCAATAAGCCCGCGCGCATGAAGCCGAGCCACGGCCAGTACCTGGTCAGCATCGACCTGGGCACCACCAACACGGTGCTGGCATATGCCGCGCCGGGGTCGCGCGACATCGAGCTGTTCGCCATCGAGCAGTTGACGGCGCCCGGCGAGGTGGGCGCCGCCACCCTGCTGCCCTCCGCGCGCTACCACCCGGCCATGGGGGAGCTGGCGGCCGGCGACTTGCAATTGCCATGGCGCGAGGCCGACGTGGCCGGCGTGCCGGAAGTGGTCGTGGGCCGCCTGGCGCGGCGCCTGGGCGCGCAGGTGCCCGGCCGCATGGTGGCCAGCGCCAAGAGCTGGCTGTCGCATCCCGGGGTCGACCGCACGGCGCCGATCCTGCCCTGGGGCGCGGGTACCGACGTGGCGCAGGTCTCGCCTGTCGCCGCCAGCGCCAGCTACCTGGCGCACCTGCGGGGCGCCTGGAACACCCGCT from Pseudoduganella armeniaca includes the following:
- a CDS encoding DUF2760 domain-containing protein, which codes for MSTSNNLPSFWSRIPLAFSAFFKTLGDAEFAARIQQGPAPTPAAAPVTPPPAPTPAPAPAPAPLREATPDAALQLLALLQREARLIDFTQESLAGYADADIGAAARVVHEGCAKVLREHFTIEPVRGDAEGSRVTLEAGFDAAAVRLTGNVVGQPPFKGTLSHRGWRATSVRLPKLAEAHDAKILAPAEVEL
- a CDS encoding PA0069 family radical SAM protein, yielding MRNDQYEGQVMLPPRPLQPLKGRGAVANIQGRYEVNGREAFDDGWTDEQTHGEDAPRIWRTHVTEEMAKTILSRNQSPDIPFGVSLNPYRGCEHGCIYCFARPSHSYLGLSPGLDFESRLYAKVNAPELLRSELCKPGYKVEPIALGVNTDAYQPCERDYKLTRRVLEVLQECDHPVGLITKSALIERDLDILAPMAARRLAAASITLTTLDPKIARTLEPRAAAPERRLRAIRTLTEAGIPVGVSIAPIIPFVTEPEIEKIMEAARDAGAIAASYVVLRLPWEVNPLFQQWLEAHFPDRAQRVMNRVREMHGGKDYDATFGSRMHGAGIWADLIRQRVEKAIVRYDLGGGRGLRFKHLDCASFKRPLVVPPAGTRAKAAARAGQMELF
- a CDS encoding Hsp70 family protein; its protein translation is MSDPRYAIGIDLGTTHSALSYVDLAGSDGEKTQQAVLGVPQLTGPGTVEDLPLLPSFLYLPHPDEMAAAELALPWNASGTGPVAGEMARARGATTPIRLVSSAKSWLCHPGVDRRAAILPNDAPEEVTRVSPLEASTRYLQHLRQAWDAAHPDAPFTQQAVTVTIPASFDPGARELTAEAARNAGYEAVTLLEEPQAALYSWIQGSDGRWRKDVKPGDIILVVDVGGGTSDFSLIAITERDGKLEPHRVAVGDHILLGGDNMDLALAHLVARKLAANGTQLDPWQLRALTYGCRAAKENLLADASAESWPIVVPSRGSKLIGGSIRTELTRAEVTAFITDGFFPKVEASSRPAMRTRAGLTQLGLPYAQDAAITRHLAAFLGRQVGATADVPGFAERQNPEHTFLHPSAVLFNGGVFKSALLAQRVMDTINDWLYMEGAEPARMLGGADLDLAVARGAAYYSYVRRGAGVRIRGGTARSYYVAVESSMPAIPGMEPPIQALCVAPFGMEEGSELELPGQEFGLVVGEPVQFRFFGSSTRRQDQIGAVLDFWGPEELIEMNEIQANLSPEGRQAGDVVQVRLHARATEAGTLELLAVARDGQRWKVEFDVRAQDAQ
- a CDS encoding PfkB family carbohydrate kinase is translated as MVVTFGEALVDMIEMPDGRFAAALGGAVCNFAIAAARQGLDVTYLNPLSRDSFGQRFAGLLEHERVHLPGAVRSASPTSLAIVTLDAGGSPSYVFHRERVADRDITPAQARAALPSGMRLFHTGGLALVPDDIDATLEIIQAAAATGALVSVDANLRPLVCADLPGYAAGVRRALAHAHLIKVSEEDLHHLGYDGVAPLAAARTLLDTVDATLVALTLGAQGAVLLSRRVCVTLAAPAGIDVIDTVGCGDTFLAGLVASLAVGGNLSVAALADANAAVLGRALRHAVAAASLNAMRVGCQPPDAADVALYLQSGAVAQPSA
- a CDS encoding LysR family transcriptional regulator, with amino-acid sequence MNPTLRQMRALVAVARTGSFTQAAALLHLTQSALSGQIKELEALLGVKVVERSTRRVELSDVGRELVPLFDKMLQDLDGALADIASRKALRRGVVRVAAPQMMACTLLPQAIAAYRTQYPDIQVLLVDCPVDNVAQRVFSGEVDIGVGPERDALPDVEAQLLFEMPFVAVCPPGHPLAAQDTVRWADLGRHPFIALQGQFTERLLRDMKRGSVADPLHPYSEVTFMTTALALVAAGQGVTACLPYAAPMVRLHGLEMRPLIEPELTRKFHIHTKTTRSPSPAAASFAAFLAQFVRRPAL
- a CDS encoding gamma-glutamylcyclotransferase, translating into MSHNTIEINRAMDKFDGHHSVWLFGYGSLIWKADFPYLERRSASIAGWTRRFWQGSHDHRGTPDAPGRVATIVPCEGAICHGMAYLVTPEEFAHLDHREKNGYLRVAIDIHFDDGGVEEGLVYVARQDNAAYLGEASELEIARHIAAARGPSGPNAAYLLHLAQALRELGHRDEHVFAIEAYLVELGR
- a CDS encoding ROK family transcriptional regulator; this translates as MTPDGAWLRPRGSSQSGMSHFNERVLLQAIRLNGGLPQADLARLTRLSTQAVALIVRRLAAQGLVVRSAPRRGKVGQPSVPIMLDPDGAYFIGVQVGRRGVELLLVDFAGHIRARDALAYRHPDPDLLFGQIDAGLQALRRQLGPRQAARLRGIGVAAPLSLGGWQTLLGGDAQQAARWDRIDLRAGVQACSDVPVVFAKDTVAACVAELVAGHGRSLRSFVYIFVGTFIGGALVLDSSVHAGLKGNAGALGSLPLACGDEDGAPAQLLSTASLFALERRYLHAGLDQRAAHDARALQRPWLAHTEAWLEGAARAIALAACNATCLVDVGHVVLDSSAHPALLARLLERSTQALSYYRWEGVRRPSLQGGVIGADARAVGAALLPLHANFAPDRDLFLKILSAAA
- a CDS encoding RbsD/FucU family protein translates to MLKGVDPLLSPRLLKVLAEMGHGDAVAVVDANFTAMTLAGGKHVVRLPGVGLERACAAVLSVLPLDLPGQPVAFMAVGDQPADYRSGLQREVIALCHAAGSATAAQCQAVERFAFYEQVKQAYAIVQTGELQPYANFLFRKGVLTGPADDR
- a CDS encoding ABC transporter permease, whose protein sequence is MNAQPKPALAPAAPASAPAAQPARQARLKDILPPAAVLGPAIALLAAVIFFATQSERFLTGQNFSLILQQVMVVGVIAIGQTLIILTAGIDLSCGMAMALGSVVLTKFAVDHGMHPYAAVACGMAVCVLIGYVNGALVTAIRLPPFIVTLGTMNIAFAITQIYSQAQTVTGLPEAMTFFGNTFHVGQTSITYGTVLMLGLYLLTWLFLRETAPGRHVYAVGNNPEAARLTGIATSRVLIGVYMVAGLFYGIAALLSVARMGVGDPQGGQTDNLDSITAVVLGGTSLFGGRGSVAGTLIGVLIVGVFRNGLTLMGVPSVYQILVTGILVILAVATDQLTHKKG
- a CDS encoding ATP-binding cassette domain-containing protein, with the protein product MTTHVLEARGLVKRYGGVTALDGTDFDLRAGEILAVIGDNGAGKSSLIKALSGAIVPDEGHLRLDGELVHFKSPIDARRHGIETVYQDLAVAPAMTIAENLFLGREILRPGLLGKWLRLIDKKRMLAEAVGHMQDLKIGIRSMQQAVGTLSGGQRQGVAVARSTAFAKHVVILDEPTAALGVKEGNMVLELIRRVRDRGLPVILISHNMPHVFEIADRIHIQRLGKRVAVVNPKHISMSDTVAVMTGAKDPRDLPELAHA